The Chloroflexota bacterium nucleotide sequence AGATCAACGGCCTTCGGGTGATCCCCCTGGACCTCCATCGTATCGGCAAAGCCCGTGAGCAAGATAATCGGCACGTTGGGAGTCTGTAATTTGATGGCGGTGGCCAGCTCGCCGCCGTTCATCTCGGGCATGGCCAGGTCGGTGATGACGAGATCGAAGTGATCTGATCGCAAACGGTCCAGCGCTTCCTGTCCTCCGCTCGCGGTGGCGACCCGGTGGCCGTCCATCCCGAGGAACTGGCGGACGACCTCCAACACGTCCGGGTCGTCGTCGACGGCGAGCACGCGGGCGGCCGGGGGTTTCCCCGCTCGCTCTTCGCCTCCATGGGATGGCTCCAGCCCGGGACATTGCGCGATGGGAATTCGAATGCGGATGGTCGTGCCATTTGCGGGTGCGCTTTCGATGGCGACGCTCCCGTCGTGCCGCTGGACTGCCCCGAGAACCATCGAGAGCCCGAGTCCGCTCCCTCGCTCGCCCTTCGTCGTGAAAAATGGCTCGAGGCAGCGCTCTCGAACGTCGTCGCTCATTCCCACGCCGTCATCGCTCACCTCGATGAGCACGGCGCCTTGATCGACGACCGTACGTATGGTGATCGTGCCGCCCATCGGTAGGGCGTCGACCGCGTTGAATATGAGATTCGTCAGCGCTTCGCGGAGCTCAGCGGGGTCTCCCAGGATCTCCGGCAGCGCCGTGAGCTGCGTCCTGACGTGGATGGCGCGCCCGTTTGCCTCCGCCTCCACGCGCCATTTCGGAGCTGTGAGCTGGATGGTCTCTTCGACGATCTGATTGAGGTTGAGAAGGACGCGGGCCTCTTCGCGCGGTCGGTAGAATTCGCGGAGCCCCTGAACGATCTTCGCGGCGTCGCTGGCGCTCGTTTGGATTTGCTTCAGGTAGCTCAAGAGCTTGGCCCGGTCGTCGAGCAGTTCCGGGCGCAGAAACAGCAGATCGGTCAGTCCCATAATGACCGCGAGCGCGTTGTTGAAATCATGGGCAACCCCGCTGGCCAACTGCCCGAGGGCCCGAAGCCGCTCCTGTCGGATGAGCTCCTCCTGCGCCCGCGCCGCCTGGATCCGGGTCTCCGTCACCCCGCGCTCGTGATCGACCTTCTGCAGCTCCTCCGCGCGCTTTCGCTCCGTGATATCGGTCAGGATCGCAACCGTGCCGGAGTACCGGCCGCCGTCGTCGGTCGCTGGACACAGCGCGACGCTCGCCCAACAGGCAGCTCCATCTTTTCGAATGAACTTGGCATCGAGCGTTCGCTGCCTCTGGTCGAGTCGGTGTTCGAGGATTCCGCTGTTCCGCGCGTCATCCATGAAGGCGAAGAGCGACCGTCCTCGCATCTCTTCAACGGTGTAGCCCAGCATGGTGGCGAGATGTTGGTTCACGAAGACCGTTCGGCTGCAATCGTCCGCAATCCAAATCCCGACGGGGGCTTCGTCGAGCGCATGTTGAAGAAGAGATGCGCTGGGCGAATACAAGCCGTCAGGCCCGTCCGTCGATTCCGCTTCATGGGCTCGGTCGTGGTACGAGGTAGTCATGAGTACCTTTTACCAGGTACTCCGTTGCTGTTTTCCCATCCATAAAGGTGTTTCGTGCTACCTTTCGAGGCGGTTTCTTCCCTTCGGCGGAAAAACAGGCGCGCATGGAGCGGTAAGGTAGTAACTCATCGCGATTACGGGCCGAGTAGTCGCCGACCTCGCAGACGAGGTGCTGAAGGTGAGTGAAACAAACACCGGGGCTATCCTCATCGTTGACGACGAACCATCGGTGCGGTTCTTCCTCAATGAGATGCTGTCCTCGCTCGGCTACAGCGTGATCGAGGCCAGCTCTGGGGAAGAAGGGCTCGAGCTTTTGAACGGCCGAGCGTTCGACGTCCTCATCACTGACTTGCATATGGCCGAGGTGAGCGGAAGCGATCTCCTTCGATCCGCGGGAGAAGTCGTCCGAGATCCTCTCCCGACCTGGCAGGTTGAGCGAGACCGAGTTCGCATTGGTCAAGAGTCATTGCCAGGTCGCGAAGCACAAGCAGATAGGAATAGAGGCCCGGATTATCGCTGTTGCCGACACGGTCGAAGCCATGGCGTCCGACCGCCCCTATCGGCCTGCGATGGGAGCGCACGAGCTCTTGTCAAATCTTGTGGAAAATCCCTTCCAGCCTCGTGATCACGCCGCAGCTATAGCCACTTGATCGGTCGTGCGTCGGGCCTGTCTGAGCCCGTCCTTGAAGACGCACCCCTCCAATACCAGCACCATCAGGTT carries:
- a CDS encoding response regulator, with amino-acid sequence MTTSYHDRAHEAESTDGPDGLYSPSASLLQHALDEAPVGIWIADDCSRTVFVNQHLATMLGYTVEEMRGRSLFAFMDDARNSGILEHRLDQRQRTLDAKFIRKDGAACWASVALCPATDDGGRYSGTVAILTDITERKRAEELQKVDHERGVTETRIQAARAQEELIRQERLRALGQLASGVAHDFNNALAVIMGLTDLLFLRPELLDDRAKLLSYLKQIQTSASDAAKIVQGLREFYRPREEARVLLNLNQIVEETIQLTAPKWRVEAEANGRAIHVRTQLTALPEILGDPAELREALTNLIFNAVDALPMGGTITIRTVVDQGAVLIEVSDDGVGMSDDVRERCLEPFFTTKGERGSGLGLSMVLGAVQRHDGSVAIESAPANGTTIRIRIPIAQCPGLEPSHGGEERAGKPPAARVLAVDDDPDVLEVVRQFLGMDGHRVATASGGQEALDRLRSDHFDLVITDLAMPEMNGGELATAIKLQTPNVPIILLTGFADTMEVQGDHPKAVDLVLGKPITQAALRKAIDLVLHKPEAVDIRIPRMK